Genomic DNA from Leptospiraceae bacterium:
CGCTGCCGTTGGTTGTGGGTTACTTGCCCTATTATTTTCAGAGCCAATCCCTCATCCTTCTAACGAAGCTTTATTTGGGCTAAGCTATATTACCCTCTTAGGTTCAGTTGTTGCATTTTACTCTTTTACTCGCGCTTTACAACTATTACCTTCTTCTATCGTAATGAGTTTTGCCTATGTAAACCCGGTCATTGCTGTAATTCTAGGCTTTTTTTGGGCGGGAGAGCAAATTACTCTTTGGAGTCTTGCGGGAATGTTTTTTATAATCACTGGTGTCATTATACTATTACAAGCGGATAAGAATCATTTGGCAGATAAGGAACTAGAACATGGGAATATTTAAGCGACAAACTTCTTTTATCAACGGGAAATTTCTTCCCTCCTCCTCTAAAAGAAATGTGGTAACTACAAGTTATCCGGCAACAGGAGAAATTCTTTGTGAATTGGAAGAGGCAAATTTGGAAGACATTGCCTATGCAGTAGAATCGGCAGAAAAAGGTTTTAGGATTTGGTCTAAGATGAAAGGTGCCGAGAGAGGAAGAATACTATTACGCGCTGCCCATTTACTCCGTGAAAGAGTTAATTCCTTAGCGGAAATCGAAGTGTATGACACAGGCAAGCCAATCTCAGAGGCGGTTAGTGTAGATATTCCTTCTGCCGCAGAGGCTATTGAGTATTTCGCGGGACTTGCCTCTTCTCTGCATGGAGATCATTTTGATTTAGGGAAAAGCTTTGTATACACCCGTCGCGAGCCAATTGGAATTTGTGCAGGAATCGGAGCATGGAATTATCCACTTCAAATTGCTTCTTGGAAAGCAGCCCCCGCACTCGCCTGTGGAAATGCGATGATCTTCAAGCCATCCGAATTAACACCATTAACCGCTCTAAAGTTAGGCGAGATATTTACTGAGGCAGGTGTTCCTGACGGAGTATTCAATGTATTAGTCGGAGGAAGAGAAGTTGGAAAAGAATTAGTTCGTCACAAAAAGATTTCCAAGATTTCAATCACAGGGTCAGTTCCAAGTGGAAAGGCAATTATGGCAGAGGGAGCGGCTACACTTAAAAAAATTACATTAGAGCTTGGCGGCAAATCACCGTTAATCATATTCGATGATGCAAAACTAGACTCGGCTGTGTCTGCTTCTCTATTAGCAAACTTCTATACGCAAGGAGAAGTATGTTCCAACGGCACGAGAGTATTTGTGCATGAGTCTATTCAGAAAGCTTTTCTAGAAAAACTTTTATCTCGCACTCGTAATTTAAAAATCGGCGATCCAATGGACTTGTCTACTCATGTGGGTTCTCTTATTAGCCGCGAACATTTAGAAAAAGTCATGCGTTATGTGAAATTAGGGAAAGAAGAAGGAGCCAAACTTCTATGTGGTGGAGAAATTCCTAGCTGGGAAGAAAAGGAAGCAAGGTTTAGGAAGGGAGCATTTATTGAGCCAACAGTCTTTAGCGAATGTGATGATAAAATGACAATCGTAAAAGAAGAAATCTTTGGACCTGTAATGTCCGTTCTATCCTTTAAGAACGAAGAAGAAGTAATTGAAAGAGCAAATGACACAGAATTCGGATTATCCGCTGGAGTATTTACACAAGACATTACTCGCGCTCATCGAGTAATCGCAGAAATGCAAGCAGGAACTTGTTGGATTAACAACTACAATATTACTCCTATCGAAGCTCCCTTCGGAGGATATAAGTATTCTGGAATTGGTCGTGAGAATAGTCTTGCGGCAATTGAGCATTATACGCAACTAAAATCTGTATACGTAGAAATGGGCGAAGTAGATTGCCCTTACCCTTAAAGATTACCACGGATGAAGTGAATACAGTCACCTCGAACAGCTTTACCGTGAGAGGTCTATCTGACAAAGAAACGATCGTTTTAAGCAAGATAGATTTCTCACGGTAAAGCTGTTCGAAATGACAGGGGTAGTATGAAATTATACATCTAAAAGAGGAATAGAATGAAACAAAAACAATATGACTTTATAATTGCTGGCGGTGGGTCTGCTGGCTGTGTGCTGGCGAACCGGTTGAGCGAAAATCCGACTAATAGGGTGTTACTCCTTGAGGCAGGACGATCTGATTATTTCTGGGATATATTTATCCATATGCCATCCGCTCTTGCCTTTCCGATTGGAAATCCTCTCTATGATTGGAAGTATGAATCAGAGCCCGAACCTTATATGAATAACCGTAAAATATATCATGCCCGTGGAAAAGTTTTGGGTGGATCTAGTAGCATTAATGGTATGATTTTTCAAAGAGGAAATCCAATGGACTATGAGCGTTGGGCGAAAGATCCTGGAATGGCAAATTGGGATTATGCGCACTGTCTTCCTTATTTTAAAAGAATGGAGACTTGCACTGCGGGAAGCGATGAGTTCCGTGGTGGTGAAGGTCCGCTCGTTCTAGAAAGAGGTCCTGCTGTTAATCCATTGTTTGACGCATTTTTTAAGGCAGTGCAAGAAGCCGGTTATCCTCTGACTAAAGATGTAAATGGATACCAACAAGAAGGTTTTGCAAAATTTGATCGAAATATTCGAAATGGAAGAAGGCTTAGTGCAGCAAGAGCCTATTTACATC
This window encodes:
- the betB gene encoding betaine-aldehyde dehydrogenase; translation: MGIFKRQTSFINGKFLPSSSKRNVVTTSYPATGEILCELEEANLEDIAYAVESAEKGFRIWSKMKGAERGRILLRAAHLLRERVNSLAEIEVYDTGKPISEAVSVDIPSAAEAIEYFAGLASSLHGDHFDLGKSFVYTRREPIGICAGIGAWNYPLQIASWKAAPALACGNAMIFKPSELTPLTALKLGEIFTEAGVPDGVFNVLVGGREVGKELVRHKKISKISITGSVPSGKAIMAEGAATLKKITLELGGKSPLIIFDDAKLDSAVSASLLANFYTQGEVCSNGTRVFVHESIQKAFLEKLLSRTRNLKIGDPMDLSTHVGSLISREHLEKVMRYVKLGKEEGAKLLCGGEIPSWEEKEARFRKGAFIEPTVFSECDDKMTIVKEEIFGPVMSVLSFKNEEEVIERANDTEFGLSAGVFTQDITRAHRVIAEMQAGTCWINNYNITPIEAPFGGYKYSGIGRENSLAAIEHYTQLKSVYVEMGEVDCPYP